ttgttttttgcttgtgttttttcgGACTGAAGTTTTAAGGCATTTTAAAAGTCATCCTTTGATGTCTCAATAAAGCTTCAGCATTCAGCAGAAAGTCACTCACTGCTGTGATGACCTTTGCCTTGTTAGTGGGAACTGCTTCCTGACTCACATATGAACAGTATGACGTACATCCCAATATTCCTAAAGGACAAAAAGTCCTTGATACATATTAATCCCTTTCCTCTGAAGAACAGCCAAAATGGGAAGAAATACAAGGCTCAAATAAAAAACAGCTAACCAGGGGTCTCGGGATTGTAACTCGATCGGGAggatgtttgcctagcatgcaagaagcCTTTGGTTAGATCCCCGGGACCACATAAACCCAGTCATGGTCAggccaggactcgggaggcagagacaggagcatccctgagttccaggacaatgcagagaaaccctgtctcaaaaacaaactaacataaataaataaaggtgtaATGGAATGTGCCAGGTGTTGGCCTATAGTCCCAGCCCTTGCGAAGCTTAGCAGGATGATCAGTAGTTCAAAGACAGTCTAAGTCACATAGCAAGACCCCATCTTAAAAGGCAAAAATAACCACCTGGAAAGAGGGCCTGGGTGCTGCTCCTAGCACTTACATCgtggctcacaaatatctgtatccagctccaagggattcgAGGCCCTCTTTGGCCTCTATGGTTAccattcacacagacatacatgcacacaaaatactcatacataaataataatacgttttaaaggaaaaaacacaATGCATAATCAAACACACCATTCCCTTCTCATTTATTTTGAGCACCAGTGGCCTCTGGTGCTcctaaaaacaagaactctggTTTGTGGGCTCgtttgttctgagacaaggttcctctgtagcCTGGGCTATCCTGGGGCACACTAGGTAAGCCTATGATATCATTAAACTCCTGCAGCCCTGCTGCCTCACCCTCCCAGAGTGATGCTCATGAGCTACCACACACCTAGCTAAGCCAAAACTTCATTTTTGAGCGCCTAAACAATCCCATCCAGAATGAAAATGTTCCTGGCCTTGCACTAACTTAATGCTATGTATATTTCCAAAATTTCTAATCTATGTTTGGCTATATCATTTTGAGTTAACATTCCCCAACATTCAGTGTAGTCATCCCACAGCTGGCTGAAAGTAACTTTTAAGGCAGGAGTGAATGTCTGTGTgaccccagaggcagaggtaagggGACTGCATGGCAGCCTGGGGTGCAGAATaaaaacaacacccccccccacacacacacactacaaaatgtactttttttttcggggggggggggggtgtctttcgAAACATcattgtgtatctttggctgtcttggaactagctctgtagaccaggctggcctcgaactcagagatttgcctgcctctgcctcctgagtgctaggattaaagccatgcgccaccaccatccagctcaaAATGTAACTTTTAAAGTACTTCCTACTTATACTTTAGAGTATATCTATTACTGACAGAGAACATACAAGGCCAAATGCAAATAAAACGAAACCAGGAGACTCTTATTTTACCAAACAGACATGAGAAACAGCCAAGCTATCTGTCTGCTGGAGGAAACTACAAAGGTTCCCCTATAAATTAAGATGCTTAAACGAGTTTTGTTCTTCATGTCTGTGTAGTTTCTGACTTACAAAGCGCCAAACAAGTTTAAGGccttaaattttcaaatttaaaaatagtatcaggaaaaaaacaagaaccaTTCACCAGATATTGTCTACATAACCatcattacattaaaaaaaacaaacaaaaaaccctacagCTAATGAAGCATGCTTTGGTGGCAACAGGGACATTATAGCACTCAAGAGGGCAAGTAATGGCCATATACGCATAATATAAAGGGGCACTGAGATGtcactgaggccagcctggtctacacagcaagttccaggacagccagggacacacacagaaacccggtctttaaaataaaaaaggatgagGAGAAAAGCAGCTGCAGGATGCAGGGGCACCAAGCTATGCAGGAAGACATCTCGGGGCTCTGGAGTGTCTGTTACGTGTCAACCAGGGTACAGACTCAGACACTCACAAATGTTTCCACCACCCCACGCCACAGAGGGCAGAATCAATTTGAAGGACACCTGGGATATAAACAGCAACAAGCAATGGAGTCCTTGTAGAACCACTATGAGATTCAGCTAAGTTTACACCTTTCTGAGGCCCAAGTCAAAAAGGCaactttgccttttccttttctctctttggaTGCTGATCAGAACAAATAAGCTTTTTCTGATAATTCGGGTTTCCATACTCCTTCTCTTAAGACACCTTTCCTGCCACGTGACTGCTTGTCCAACATGTGTCTGACCTCTGCACCAGTTTTTACACCatggtggtttggtttggttttcttctccCGTCCACTATCCTCTGGCAGCTGCTGAGACTTACTGTTTTCCTACTCTGGGAATTTTGAgctaaaaagcaaaatcaaaactaACAAGTGTCCATGGTTGTCATACACTATGGAGCACCCAGCAGGAAGCCGAGAGAGAAGACGGACAGACCTTACCCACAGGTTAGGAACCAACTCACGACTCACCCTTCAGCCCTCTGCCTGTCCCCAAACCATCATCAGTGCAAACACCAAGTTTCCAATCACCTgaatttcttctttcattaagTATGAGAGgcccacctcctcttctccctctcccgcTTCTGAACCTGCTTCATCCTCatcttcatcctcctcttcctcctcctcttcatatCCTTCAGGTGGACcagcttcatcttcctcctcatcttcctcatcttcatctcCATCTTTAAGAGACATTTGGAAAGATAAACAGATGGCTGGTCAAATGCTTCTGCCTGGCATGCAGGCCCTCCTCACTCTGCCCAATTATCTCAACACCATCAGCCAATGGGGAGAGGATTTCAAGGTGTTCCCActccttttttaaagaaacacattctggccaggcaatggtggcgcacgcctttagtcccagtactcaggaggcagaggtaagtggatctctgagttcaaggccagcctggtctatacagtgagttccaggacaacacagagaaaccctgtctgaaaacaaaacaaacaaacaaacctcccCAAACCTTCTGTTTCATAGCACTGTTACTAATCATCTAAGAAGTACCTTTTCTAGGACTGGGGACACGGTCCAGTGTGTACCTGTCATGTGactccacccccagcaccacaaaagatAAGCATCTTCCTTAACCCAGGTAATTACTGAGATAGATTTTCATACACTATATGGCACTGAAGTTGGTTTTACTTTGTAGCCACTTCAAAGATTGCTTGTTGCCAAGcaaggtggcgcacacctttaatcccagcaccaagaggtagatgcaggtggatctctgagtttaaggccaatctgatcaacacagtgagttccagaacagcaggaGTTAGGTCTCAAAGAGAAGAAACCATTTAccctcctcgtcctcctcttcCGAGTCGGGGGCCTCGTTGTCCTCCTGGTCGAATCCATCTAAGTAGGTGATCTGCTGCAGCAGCTCGAAAATGCTTTCTCGGTAGTCCTCCAGGTTTGTGATCTCACAGTTAAACAAGTCGAGACTTTTCAAATTCTTAAGATTTTGCTGAAAAAGTAAAGTTAAAGGTTACAATCAAGATTTTAAACACTATGTTCTTCAATTTTAATGAAAGATCTGAAAAACACACACGAAGTTAAAGAatgttttttgcatttttaatgctCTGTAAGGGTCATTCTACCACGCACAGCCAGCTCTTGTGGTCTGTCACCACTACACCTCCAGCGTCTTTTCTTACAGCTTGGTTTCTTCAGCGTCTATAAGGCATTTTTGCTGACAGAATCTGTGCACAAAGAGGCAGCAGCATGCCTCATCCCAGCCCGGTAGGAGATCAGATAGGAGCTGAAGGCCAACTGGGTCTACGAAGACCACGCCTCTCCAAAGAGCAACAGGTGGCACAATCACATGACCGTCACCTTAACCAGCACCCACGCTCCTTTCCAATAGTTTAACCTCACACCATCTTATTTTGTTAAAGACAGGTCTCACTCCGCAGCCTAAGCTGACACTGCGCTCTCAATCCCTTTAGCCTCCGAAGACTGGGATCCAGGCAGACACCACCACATCAAGCCCAACACTCTGAAAAACCTAAGGACAGCCAGGCGGAtctcgtgacagggtttctctgtgtagctttagaacctgtcctggaactcgccctgtagaccaggctggccttgaactcaagagaggtcagtctgcctctgcctcccaagtactaggattagagGCCTGCAAAACCACTGCCTAGCTTGAGgcctttgtttttaagaatgagTTTAACTCTGCACCTGCAGCCCAGGCTCCAACTCGGGGTCACCCTTCCTGTGCCTCAGTGCTGAGAGCCATCTTAATTCAGaaagcaggtggatcactgtgaatccgaggtcagcctgggctagggctgttacacagggaaaccctctcgaaaaaccaagaaaagaaaaaagaataactaTCTGTTAAGACGTATCTCAGAAAACtccagacctaaacagagatcAATAAAATAGAGTATGAACAAACCTCAGATTAATCAATCTAAAATTAATCCCAAAATCAAGTCAGAGACAATTATTTCACTTACCAGAGCTTCTACTGTACTGAgatctttgattttgtttccgCTCAGATTGAGGTAGGTAAGATTTGGACATTTCTCTGCCAGGACTTCCAAGCCTCCAGATATTATATTGTCGCTGAGTTCCAACTACATATTCCACAcggagagaaaacaaagaaggacGCAGCCTGAGGACCTTTAAGAGCACATCAGTTTGAAGAGGCCCTGTCACTCTCTCTGCCCTCATCGGTTCCCGTCTACCCTGTGCAGCAGCTCCACCGtggtttttgcctgcatgtgtgtgatggtgcTGGaagccttggaactggagtcacagagagcTGTGACTGGGAAtcgtgtgctgggaactgaacccaggtcatgTCTCCAGgctccttcccttttcttatcCCTAGAAACTTAAAGATTTCTTATTGCAGGTAAAATACTCATTTTGCTTGAGCGAGACCTTGATATACACCCCAGCATAAAAACCATGGTGTCCTCGAACTACTACTCCCAACTCACCTTTCGAAGTTTATTCAAGCTGGGAAGCCGGGCCAAGGAACTCAATTCCACGTTGGCCATACTAAGAAACTCCAGTTCTTTAAAGGTGTCATTGAGGCCTTCGATCTCCCCATTGACACACAAGCAATTATCAAGGACTAACTCTGTCACCTGTTAGAGGAAACAGATTGATAATTAGTTTGCACAGCAACAGACCTGTGTCTGAGCACTCTAAACACATGAATATTAAAatcttagtcccagcactccggagCCGACTCAAGCGGATCTCCGTGAATTCCAAGCCAACccggtctacacagtgagttccataacaaccaaagctacagaacagagaaagaccctgtttAAAACAAACACCACCAAACCGACACACCAGCCCCTACACTGGGTGCACTGCATGAGGCTGGAGTCTCAGCTACTTAGGAGGGAGGAAGGGCCACTTGAGCCATGGAGTCCATAACCAGCCTGGGAACACAGCAATCAATCCTTACATATCATCTTCTCCTAACCCATGTTCCTGTAAGCAACCCGAACGCAACTCACTgagtcacttaaaaaaaaaaaaggtaaggagTGACCGTGATTACAGCACACTGTATGCATACAGGAAAAGTAGGAAACACTATGTAATTAGCATGTTCAatttatgggactggagagatggctcagaggttaagagcactgactgcttttccataggtcctgagttcaattcccagcaaccacacggtggctctcaaccatctgtaaggagatccgatgcccccttctggtgtgtgggcacaCACGCTGTATCTATAACAAATGTATGATTTAGTTATCACTGTAGGCAGTCCTTCACAGCTGAACAAGTGCAGTGCCCGCTTCGAATCACTGGGACGGAAAACCAAGTGAAGAAGGGCCTGATGAAATGTGTGTTAGCAAGAGCCTCACCACCCTGACCTGCACCTCCACAAAGAGGGGACTCCTGAGCTACGGCAGGAAGCGTCTAACACTTTCAGGTTAAGCCTCTGTATATTTGGCTACAGATGTCAGTGGAATTCCAACTTTGTTACCCTTTAGGAAGTAATGTCAGACAGACACCTGTAACAGCCCACCTTTGGGGTGTCAACTGAAGACAAACGATATCACACAAAACAATTTTCTCGACAAAATGTCCTTTCTCCCTTTGATGCTCAAGCAGTTCTATGGACGTTCCCATTCCTGGGAGGGAGGGGGCTGGGTTTccttttttagtttgttttatgtaCACGttgtttttgcctgcatgaatatcTATCTGTACACCCTaggcatgcagtacccacagaagccagaaaacagCCCCTAGATCCCTGGGACAGctgccgtgtgggttctgggaattcaaACCTGGTCCCCCAAATACCAGCCAGttctcttaatccctgagccatctctccagcccagaactgGATTTCTCATTAGATCTGAGTTGTAGGAAGAGCGGCCAGCTCatttatttgtttccatctgaTGTACACAGGTGTTTTTCATgggcatgtgtaccacatgtgtatcCGGTGCCTTCCGAAGGCAGAAGAGGAACCTGACTCCATgacagttgtgtgccaccatgtgagCGCGGGCAAGAGCAAGTGCCCGCCACTCCTGCCCCAGATCTGAGATACAGTACCCAAACCAATGATGCGCCTGACTAGATCTAATCCCAGACCCCATTCTCTGTCACCAGTAAGTCTTTACTTAAATCAGGAACAGCAAATGCCAGCCGTCTCTACTTGAGTGGAACTTTGACAtctctatctattatctatctatcgatcatctttctatctatcaaTCTTATTTTGGTTTCAAGGCCAGGAAGCAAAGGTACATAAAAAACGATTTGCATTAATTAGGTCACACCATTAATGTATGGTGGGGTGTCCTGACTcttaagtctgtgtgtgtgtgtgtgtgtgtgtgtgtgtgtgtgtgtgtgtagccctggctgtcagaggaactcatagaccaggctggccttgaactcaaagatctgcctgcctgtgcctctgagctctgggattaatgGTGAGTGCTGGAACCAAAGAGCCGCACAACCACCACCCAGttcgtttgtttttgagatagtgtctcactatTTAGTCCTGGCTGGctaggaacttgctttgtagatccggtaagcctcaaactcaagagacccatctgcctctgcctcccaagtgccaggattacatgCCAGGATTAAGAGCTCAGCAAGACAGTTTGTAGATCTGGCTCAGAACCCAGTTCTTTCACCAGAATAAGCCGTTCACTGCCTTGAGGCTCCTATTTGCTAGTCTGGATTCTAAAACAATGCAACCCAGTTTACAAGTTTTCTCAAGGAGAAAGTAAACAAACAGGACGCTTTATATAAACTGTCTACGCAGTGGGCGgtggttaatcccagcacttaggaggcagaggcaggtgtatttctaatttagaggccagcctggtctacagaacaagtttcaggacagccagagctacatggagaagccctgtcttaaaaagccaaaaccgtaaatgaaaataaagttatcTATATAAACCCATTACTACACCACAGAATTGTGCAGCAATCCTCCCAATTGGGAGGTGAAAGCGTGGGGGAAAGGCCCATTTTTGTACCCTAAAGCTTCTGAGAAAATACTTGTTTTGCCTTGTCTGACAGAGTCCCACTTGCAGCCATCCTCGCACCTCGGCCTCCAAGGGCTGAGAATTACAGATGATATACAGAATTACAGATATTAATCACTACGTCCCGCTGATGACAGCATTTCAACTTTGAGTTATTCTAGAATCTTCTAATAAGCTGTAAAAAACTTCTATTCGCCCAGAGATAAGCCTTACAGCAACAATGTTTCCTCCACCTCGCTCTCGGCTAAAGTCGGAGCAACCCGCAAACCCGCCACCGAAAAGAACAGGGCTCCGGCACGGGTGGCTCGGCCAGATAACCGCGAAGGCCGGGCAGACCGGCGCCTTTGCTGGGGCGTCATGGGACCACCGTAGCGCGGATCCCTTGTCCCTCGACTTCACGCGGCCGGGAACCAGCGAGCCCCGGGCGCCGTCCCCGCCCGTCGCGGCCCAAGCTCCAGGCCCGTGAACCTGGCGGGAAGGAAGCGCAAGAGAATCCGACGGCCAGGGGCTCGGCGGCGACGCCACCCGGGGCCCTCACTCGGGGCCCCCTCCCGACGGCCGCACGCAGCACTGCGCGGC
The nucleotide sequence above comes from Microtus pennsylvanicus isolate mMicPen1 chromosome 7, mMicPen1.hap1, whole genome shotgun sequence. Encoded proteins:
- the Anp32e gene encoding acidic leucine-rich nuclear phosphoprotein 32 family member E isoform X2, with protein sequence MEMKKKINLELKNRAPEEVTELVLDNCLCVNGEIEGLNDTFKELEFLSMANVELSSLARLPSLNKLRKLELSDNIISGGLEVLAEKCPNLTYLNLSGNKIKDLSTVEALQNLKNLKSLDLFNCEITNLEDYRESIFELLQQITYLDGFDQEDNEAPDSEEEDEEDGDEDEEDEEEDEAGPPEGYEEEEEEEDEDEDEAGSEAGEGEEEVGLSYLMKEEIQDEEDDDDYVDEGEEEEEEEEEGVRGEKRKRDAEDDGEEDDD
- the Anp32e gene encoding acidic leucine-rich nuclear phosphoprotein 32 family member E isoform X6 is translated as MANVELSSLARLPSLNKLRKLELSDNIISGGLEVLAEKCPNLTYLNLSGNKIKDLSTVEALQNLKNLKSLDLFNCEITNLEDYRESIFELLQQITYLDGFDQEDNEAPDSEEEDEEDGDEDEEDEEEDEAGPPEGYEEEEEEEDEDEDEAGSEAGEGEEEVGLSYLMKEEIQDEEDDDDYVDEGEEEEEEEEEGVRGEKRKRDAEDDGEEDDD
- the Anp32e gene encoding acidic leucine-rich nuclear phosphoprotein 32 family member E isoform X5, with product MANVELSSLARLPSLNKLRKLELSDNIISGGLEVLAEKCPNLTYLNLSGNKIKDLSTVEALQNLKNLKSLDLFNCEITNLEDYRESIFELLQQITYLDGFDQEDNEAPDSEEEDEEDGDEDEEDEEEDEAGPPEGYEEEEEEEDEDEDEAGSEAGEGEEEVGLSYLMKEEIQDEEDDDDYVDEGEEEEEEEPGTSVQRGMADPRCPFSFVFTSPFTLVFA
- the Anp32e gene encoding acidic leucine-rich nuclear phosphoprotein 32 family member E isoform X1; this translates as MEMKKKINLELKNRAPEEVTELVLDNCLCVNGEIEGLNDTFKELEFLSMANVELSSLARLPSLNKLRKLELSDNIISGGLEVLAEKCPNLTYLNLSGNKIKDLSTVEALQNLKNLKSLDLFNCEITNLEDYRESIFELLQQITYLDGFDQEDNEAPDSEEEDEEDGDEDEEDEEEDEAGPPEGYEEEEEEEDEDEDEAGSEAGEGEEEVGLSYLMKEEIQDEEDDDDYVDEGEEEEEEEPGTSVQRGMADPRCPFSFVFTSPFTLVFA
- the Anp32e gene encoding acidic leucine-rich nuclear phosphoprotein 32 family member E isoform X4 — protein: MEMKKKINLELKNRAPEEVTELVLDNCLCVNGEIEGLNDTFKELEFLSMANVELSSLARLPSLNKLRKLELSDNIISGGLEVLAEKCPNLTYLNLSGNKIKDLSTVEALQNLKNLKSLDLFNCEITNLEDYRESIFELLQQITYLDGFDQEDNEAPDSEEEDEEDGDEDEEDEEEDEAGPPEGYEEEEEEEDEDEDEAGSEAGEGEEEDEEDDDDYVDEGEEEEEEEEEGVRGEKRKRDAEDDGEEDDD
- the Anp32e gene encoding acidic leucine-rich nuclear phosphoprotein 32 family member E isoform X3; this translates as MEMKKKINLELKNRAPEEVTELVLDNCLCVNGEIEGLNDTFKELEFLSMANVELSSLARLPSLNKLRKLELSDNIISGGLEVLAEKCPNLTYLNLSGNKIKDLSTVEALQNLKNLKSLDLFNCEITNLEDYRESIFELLQQITYLDGFDQEDNEAPDSEEEDEEDGDEDEEDEEEDEAGPPEGYEEEEEEEDEDEDEAGSEAGEGEEEDEEDDDDYVDEGEEEEEEEPGTSVQRGMADPRCPFSFVFTSPFTLVFA